One part of the Aquificaceae bacterium genome encodes these proteins:
- the ispD gene encoding 2-C-methyl-D-erythritol 4-phosphate cytidylyltransferase: protein MISLVLLSAGEGRRFGRKKQFERLLGKPLFMHSLERLLGRFDETLLVLPSEDMGISVPEGVRKVPGGRERQDSVFNAVLEAQGEVVVIHDCARPFASLELFLKVSQLGEFEGKVPAVPIRDTVKRVVHGMVVETVDRSNLWLSQTPQAFRRRVLLDCHFRARGEGFSVTDDAQLLERYGYRVGVVQGEVTNVKVTYPEDMLLAEAIGRLLGYG from the coding sequence ATGATAAGCCTTGTTCTTCTCTCTGCAGGGGAAGGAAGGCGTTTTGGCAGAAAAAAGCAGTTTGAAAGACTTCTCGGGAAGCCCCTTTTCATGCATTCCCTTGAGAGGCTTCTTGGCAGGTTTGATGAAACACTTCTTGTTCTGCCTTCTGAGGATATGGGCATAAGCGTCCCTGAGGGTGTAAGGAAGGTTCCCGGTGGAAGGGAGAGGCAGGATTCGGTCTTTAATGCGGTTCTTGAGGCTCAGGGGGAGGTGGTGGTCATACATGACTGTGCAAGACCCTTTGCAAGCCTTGAGCTTTTTTTGAAGGTTTCCCAACTGGGGGAATTTGAAGGTAAGGTGCCGGCAGTGCCCATAAGAGATACTGTAAAAAGAGTGGTTCATGGTATGGTGGTGGAGACTGTAGACAGGTCAAACCTGTGGCTTTCTCAGACTCCTCAGGCTTTTAGAAGAAGGGTTCTTCTTGACTGCCATTTCAGGGCAAGGGGAGAGGGCTTTTCTGTAACTGATGATGCCCAGCTTTTGGAAAGGTATGGCTACAGGGTGGGAGTTGTTCAGGGAGAAGTAACCAACGTAAAGGTCACCTATCCTGAGGATATGCTTCTTGCGGAGGCTATTGGGAGGCTTTTAGGATACGGTTGA